The DNA segment GATCTTAAATCCGAAAGGTTCTTTTTAACTTGCATGCATGCCCGGTGGAGAACatggagagagaagagagaagagagaaggagAAAAGCCCAGAGACAAGATGAGAAAGCACGTAGGAAGAACAGTAGAAACGTAGCAGCATTTGCCAAACAGTTAAGACGGTCCAAAGGAACACACACGCGCGTCGGTAGATAAAGGCAGCGAGCATACCGAGCTTTTCCTCAGGCGTTTGCGCCCGTCACGGCCACCATCGACCGGACATGAAGACCAGACCAAGCGGAAGGAGAAAAGAGAGAGTGGAAAGACGAGGAGGGAACCCTAAGGAGCAACCCTAACAACAGTAGCAGTGGCAGAGTGCGGTCCGGTGCGTGGTCGCTTAGAAAGGAGTGACACCCATGTTTGCAGCGGCTGTGGCGTAGAAACCCTCCTTGGGAAGAACATCCTCTCCCTCCTGAAAAGAAAAGTGAGATGCAAGATTCTCAGTTAATACCCATAAAAGCAAAGGGGAGGAGGAACAGCTGTGACCAGAGGCTAAGCTTAGGAAGAACTTTAGGTTTTTAAGGGAGACAGGGGTCGTTGCTTTTCGATCGCGCTCACTCACCGGCGTCTGCCGCACGCTGGCCTTCTTCAGACCCTGATCCGGCATCAGTCCGAAATGGATGTGCGGAAAGTGGGCCCACTAAAAGAGGAAAATTTAAAGAATGTGAGATCCAAACACAGGTTTAGTCCAACCAAACCTGAAGCTTAGATCGTAGAAGagtagtgagagagagagagagagagagagagcgagagagagatagGCTTACGTTCTTTGCAGCGGCGCTGAAGGCCTCCCTGTGAGTGATGTCGGGATTCCCAGCTTTAATGCGTTGGATTTCGTCTCTGCATTTGAACGAGAAGAGAGTGTTGTTAATTCCTCGTGGTTTGACTCCGTTTAATTAGGTCAACATGTGCTCCGCTTACTTGATGAACCGATTGTATGCGGATGGAACTCGCTGCCGCTTCTCCGGAGCTGCACACCGCACCATCATCGAGATGATTACAACAGTTGTAGAAAGGACGAAAGAGGTGATAATTCGGAGCCAATTTTAACTGTTAGATATATGGCATGAATAGTGGTGAACAATTGAGTGATATGGACGGGATCATCCGAGGGGACAAAGCAGAAGGGAGGAGAGAAGAACTACTATTGCTACAGCTAAGTTTTTGAAGGCTGGGTACGTGCTACAGTTTCTGTAGCAGATGGTTTTCCTCTGGTAGACCACAGACCAGAAGACAACCTCCATTGTTGAGGTGTAAGCATCTGCAGGCATCTTCTTGCTACTGGTGTTATGTCGCCCTTGCAATTATTACTTGTGCAGGTtgcaggaggaagaggaagatgaagatgatgagaACGAGGACGGGGTAGCACAATGGTAAGATTTCCGAGAGAAGATGATGTGAGTGCAACAGTGAACATTATGAAGCTACGTAGCTAAACGAAATCGACAGTGTGTGCGAAGGGGAATCGATGATATGGACCGGGAAAGGAAAGGGAAGGGATCTCACGTCTGTTGACGACCGGGGACCGTGGAAGCACTTCCTCCGCACCTTTCACGGGCGCCGTGGTGCTGCAGTTGCTGTTGATGCTGTCGTTGTGGTTGACGGTGGCGTTACTGTGGACGAGGTTGCCGTTGTTGTTGGCGTTGCCACTGCACAGTATGGATGGATCCAGCAGTAAGCTGGGAGGCGGGCACTGtagctcatcctgatcgaagagaGACAAAAGGGTTACACGCGGGGGAAGCGAAGAGGAGATGGTAGAGCAGGTCATGTACGTACCAGGAGATTATGGTGAGCCGGGGTCAAGCAGGCATGGCTGAGGTGGAGCTGGTTGGCCGCAGGGAGGAGAAGACCCCTCATGTTGACGGAGAGAAGATTGGTGCAGTGGCCACACCTCACCGTCACCGTCTTGAAGAGACTGGTGTAGGGAACACTCACCTGCCAAAGATAACAGTGAGACGGAAGCCCCAAAGGGAAGGGGatcggaagaggagaaggggccgaGAAGGATGTGTTACGGCGAGGACGGTGTCGCAGAAGTTGCAGTGGACGTAGCAGAGCTGCTCGGAAGGAGGCGGGGAGAGGTGGTCCAAGGAAAAGGCGGCTGAGGAGGATGACATGCTGCCGCAGCTGTGACTTGATGGGTGGCTGGCGGCCAACCGAAGGAGATCTTTTCTACCTACAGCTCG comes from the Musa acuminata AAA Group cultivar baxijiao chromosome BXJ2-8, Cavendish_Baxijiao_AAA, whole genome shotgun sequence genome and includes:
- the LOC135619062 gene encoding protein YABBY 4-like isoform X1, giving the protein MSSSSAAFSLDHLSPPPSEQLCYVHCNFCDTVLAVSVPYTSLFKTVTVRCGHCTNLLSVNMRGLLLPAANQLHLSHACLTPAHHNLLDELQCPPPSLLLDPSILCSGNANNNGNLVHSNATVNHNDSINSNCSTTAPVKGAEEVLPRSPVVNRPPEKRQRVPSAYNRFIKDEIQRIKAGNPDITHREAFSAAAKNWAHFPHIHFGLMPDQGLKKASVRQTPEGEDVLPKEGFYATAAANMGVTPF
- the LOC135619062 gene encoding protein YABBY 4-like isoform X2 — protein: MSSSSAAFSLDHLSPPPSEQLCYVHCNFCDTVLAVSVPYTSLFKTVTVRCGHCTNLLSVNMRGLLLPAANQLHLSHACLTPAHHNLLDELQCPPPSLLLDPSILCSGNANNNGNLVHSNATVNHNDSINSNCSTTAPVKGAEEVLPRSPVVNRPPEKRQRVPSAYNRFIKDEIQRIKAGNPDITHREAFSAAAKNEGEDVLPKEGFYATAAANMGVTPF